A DNA window from Sphingomonas changnyeongensis contains the following coding sequences:
- a CDS encoding sensor histidine kinase, translating to MIVIASIWIGVLLIGGGLALDRVLTNFLTRSFDDQLSYVLTAMIASAEIGPGGEVILNRPLGDQRFLEPGSGLYYQISGRGFEHFRSRSLWDRSLSVRADHPPGALHAYDSREFPDEPLRVLERDVEVPGSPVLWRFQVAQDRKGLNDQIRALRRVLVRSFAALGLGLIVLAALQTFYGLLPLRKVRRAIARMRSGEASRVEDALPEELTPMVEELNALIAHNERQAEEARRHAGNLAHALKTPLTVLMNAATAEAPDLAESVVREARTMRRQVDHHLARARAVGRRGQAHARAEIWPSIEAVERAVARLYPDVRIDRDGPRDLAVRIERQDLDELIGNLVENAAKYGGGSVFVTVRRDGDFAEILIEDDGAGIAEADRARLFDRGARLDTSKPGTGLGLAIVRDVAEIYGGQVGLEESEDLGGLLVRLRLPVADAPGLARAGARRGLRMVHGVRPTTG from the coding sequence ATGATCGTGATCGCGTCGATCTGGATCGGCGTGCTGCTGATCGGCGGCGGGCTCGCGCTCGACCGGGTGCTGACCAACTTCCTCACCCGCAGCTTCGACGATCAGCTGAGCTATGTGCTGACCGCGATGATCGCGTCCGCCGAAATCGGGCCGGGCGGCGAGGTGATCCTCAACCGCCCGCTCGGCGACCAGCGGTTTCTGGAGCCGGGGTCGGGGCTTTATTACCAGATCAGCGGGCGCGGCTTTGAGCATTTCCGCTCGCGCTCGCTATGGGACCGGTCGCTGTCGGTGCGCGCCGATCATCCGCCCGGCGCGCTGCATGCCTATGACAGCCGGGAGTTTCCCGATGAGCCGCTGCGCGTGCTGGAACGCGATGTCGAGGTGCCCGGATCGCCGGTTCTCTGGCGCTTCCAGGTCGCGCAGGACCGCAAGGGGCTGAACGACCAGATCCGCGCGCTGCGCCGCGTGCTGGTGCGCAGCTTTGCCGCCCTCGGCCTGGGGCTGATCGTGCTTGCCGCGCTCCAGACATTTTACGGGCTGCTGCCGCTGCGCAAGGTGCGCCGGGCGATCGCGCGCATGCGCTCGGGCGAGGCGAGCCGGGTCGAGGATGCCCTGCCCGAGGAGCTGACCCCGATGGTCGAGGAGCTGAACGCCCTCATCGCCCATAATGAGCGTCAGGCGGAGGAGGCGCGCCGCCATGCCGGCAATCTTGCCCATGCGCTCAAGACGCCGCTCACCGTGCTGATGAACGCCGCCACCGCCGAGGCGCCCGATCTGGCTGAATCGGTGGTTCGCGAGGCGCGGACGATGCGCCGTCAGGTCGATCATCATCTGGCCCGCGCCCGCGCCGTCGGGCGACGCGGCCAGGCCCATGCCCGGGCCGAGATCTGGCCGAGCATCGAGGCGGTCGAGCGCGCGGTCGCGCGGCTTTACCCCGATGTCCGCATCGACCGCGACGGGCCGCGCGACCTCGCGGTGCGGATCGAGCGGCAGGATCTGGACGAGCTGATCGGCAATCTCGTCGAAAACGCCGCCAAATATGGCGGCGGCAGCGTGTTCGTGACCGTGCGCCGCGACGGTGATTTTGCCGAGATCCTGATCGAGGATGACGGCGCGGGCATTGCCGAGGCCGACCGCGCCCGGCTGTTCGACCGGGGGGCGCGGCTCGACACGTCCAAGCCCGGCACCGGCCTTGGCCTCGCCATCGTGCGCGATGTCGCCGAAATCTATGGCGGGCAGGTGGGGCTGGAGGAAAGCGAGGATCTGGGCGGGCTGCTCGTCCGCCTGCGCCTGCCGGTGGCGGACGCGCCGGGCCTGGCGCGCGCCGGTGCAAGGCGCGGTCTGCGAATGGTCCATGGCGTTCGACCGACGACAGGCTGA
- a CDS encoding dienelactone hydrolase family protein, producing the protein MDELRQRAIALYDAFTHGPGGARDRRGFLRDMTLLAGSAAAAEALIAAIAPAAAAAAIVPADDPRLVTRTDEWASAPGRTMRAYVARPAKGRPRAAIVVIHENRGLNDHIRDVARRVALDGFVAVAPDFLAPGGGTPADADQARTMIGQLDLARTLADAQSAIGHAAALVPGRKAGVTGFCWGGALVLRLAVAGAPGLKAAVSYYGPAPDPAEAERVAVPVMIHLPALDTRVAATVRPFAGALMRAARPLELHEYPGANHAFNNDSSAERYDAAAATLAWKRTIGFFRTHLG; encoded by the coding sequence ATGGACGAGCTTCGCCAGCGTGCAATCGCGCTTTATGACGCCTTCACCCATGGCCCGGGCGGGGCGCGCGACCGGCGCGGCTTTCTGCGCGACATGACGCTGCTCGCCGGATCGGCGGCGGCGGCAGAGGCGCTGATCGCCGCCATCGCGCCGGCGGCGGCCGCCGCCGCCATCGTGCCGGCCGATGATCCGCGCCTCGTCACCCGCACCGATGAATGGGCCAGCGCGCCGGGGCGGACGATGCGCGCCTATGTTGCGCGGCCCGCCAAGGGCCGGCCGCGCGCGGCCATCGTCGTCATCCACGAAAATCGCGGCCTCAACGACCATATCCGCGACGTCGCCCGGCGCGTTGCGCTGGACGGCTTTGTCGCCGTCGCGCCCGATTTCCTCGCCCCCGGCGGCGGCACGCCGGCCGATGCCGATCAGGCGCGGACGATGATCGGGCAACTCGACCTTGCCCGCACGCTCGCCGATGCCCAGTCGGCCATCGGCCATGCCGCCGCGCTGGTGCCCGGGCGCAAGGCCGGGGTCACCGGCTTCTGCTGGGGCGGCGCGCTGGTGCTGCGGCTGGCGGTCGCGGGCGCGCCGGGGCTGAAGGCGGCGGTCAGCTACTATGGCCCGGCCCCCGATCCGGCCGAGGCCGAACGGGTGGCGGTGCCGGTGATGATCCATCTGCCGGCGCTCGACACGCGGGTGGCGGCGACGGTGCGCCCCTTTGCCGGCGCGCTGATGCGCGCGGCCCGGCCGCTCGAGCTGCACGAATATCCGGGCGCGAACCATGCGTTCAACAATGACAGCTCGGCCGAACGCTATGACGCTGCCGCCGCCACGCTGGCCTGGAAGCGGACCATCGGTTTTTTCCGCACCCATCTGGGCTGA
- the rbfA gene encoding 30S ribosome-binding factor RbfA, producing MNGARGGASGEPSVRLLRVGEQVRHALSEVLMRGDVHDDVLAAHSVSVTEVRMSPDLRHATVFVKPLLGADEKDVLDALKRNVKYLRGEVARRVNLKFSAQLKFLPDESFDEASRIDSVLRSPKVAQDLDREDD from the coding sequence GTGAACGGCGCGCGCGGCGGTGCATCCGGCGAACCGTCGGTGCGCCTGCTGCGCGTGGGCGAGCAGGTTCGCCATGCGCTGTCCGAGGTGCTGATGCGCGGCGATGTGCATGATGATGTGCTCGCCGCGCACAGCGTGTCGGTGACCGAGGTGCGCATGTCGCCCGACCTGCGCCACGCCACCGTGTTCGTGAAGCCGCTGCTGGGCGCGGATGAAAAGGACGTGCTCGACGCGCTGAAGCGCAACGTCAAATATCTGCGCGGCGAAGTGGCGCGGCGGGTGAACCTGAAATTCTCCGCCCAGCTCAAATTCCTGCCCGATGAGAGCTTTGACGAGGCAAGCCGCATCGATTCGGTGCTGCGTAGCCCGAAAGTCGCGCAGGATCTGGACCGCGAGGACGACTGA
- a CDS encoding response regulator transcription factor, which translates to MRVLIVEDEPSLGAQLRRTLEGAGYAVDLATDGEDGHFLGTTESYDAVILDLGLPEIDGLTVLDRWRRDGRVMPVLVLTARDSWSDKVAGLDAGADDYLAKPFQSEELIARLRALIRRASGNASSELIAGDVRLDTRSGKVTLAGEPVKLTAQEYKLLSYLMHHKGKVVSRTELIEHIYDQDFDRDSNTIEVFVTRIRKKLGQDVITTIRGLGYSLEEPGN; encoded by the coding sequence ATGCGCGTTTTGATCGTCGAGGACGAGCCGAGCCTCGGGGCGCAGCTGCGCCGCACGCTGGAAGGGGCCGGCTATGCCGTCGACCTGGCGACCGATGGCGAGGACGGCCATTTCCTCGGCACCACCGAAAGCTATGACGCGGTGATCCTTGACCTCGGCCTGCCCGAGATTGACGGGCTGACCGTGCTCGACCGCTGGCGCCGCGATGGCCGTGTCATGCCCGTCCTGGTGCTGACCGCGCGCGACAGCTGGTCGGACAAGGTTGCGGGGCTCGATGCCGGGGCCGATGATTATCTGGCCAAGCCCTTCCAGTCCGAAGAGCTGATCGCGCGGCTGCGCGCGCTGATCCGCCGCGCCTCGGGCAATGCCAGTTCCGAACTGATCGCCGGCGATGTCCGGCTCGACACCCGCTCGGGCAAGGTCACGCTGGCCGGCGAGCCGGTCAAGCTGACCGCGCAGGAATATAAGCTGCTCAGCTATCTGATGCACCACAAGGGCAAGGTCGTCAGCCGCACCGAGCTGATCGAGCATATCTATGACCAGGATTTCGACCGCGATTCGAACACCATCGAGGTGTTCGTCACGCGCATCCGCAAAAAGCTGGGCCAGGATGTGATCACCACGATCCGCGGCCTTGGCTACAGCCTGGAAGAGCCGGGGAACTGA
- a CDS encoding S9 family peptidase, with the protein MTDRARPSIWTVDTRTGAHTPLVAGAGSHLRPRWSPDGTRLAYVSTAEGGGAQLYVRWMATGQTARVTGLPTAPSGIAWSPDGSRIAYTMLVPADAPSLAKPLKKPEGADWAKPLEIHDRLVYRTDSDGYLKPGLEQIFLVSAEGGAPRQLTFAKQPVGGSIDWTADGRALIFSANLTDKWQLEGFDTELHELDVASGAIRRLTDRRGPDQDPAVSPDGKWIAYTGFDDHGRAYEAGELWVMPRGGGTPRSLTAQLDRDVSSPVWAADSRSLYALQDDRGTTKVIRIGLDGSVRTVAEGLTDAGLDRPYAGGAFSVARDGSIAITAGTAQRPSDIALVRGGTRRQLTRLNAEWLGAKTLGEVRKISATAFDGKVIDSWLTLPPVPAAGGRHPLILEIHGGPHTAYGPSFATDNQLYASAGYAVLSVNPRGSTSYGEAFANEIDKTYPARDYDDLMSAVDAAIATGLIDPDNLFVTGGSGGGVLTSWIIGKTNRFRAAATQKPVIDWASFALTADNPAYFTRYWFGKKPWEDPEGYWARSPLSLVGNVKTPTLVVVGSEDFRTPVSESEQYYSALHLQGVPTMLVKVPGASHGGIAARPSQSAAKASAIISWFDRYRTR; encoded by the coding sequence ATGACCGATCGGGCGCGGCCGAGCATCTGGACGGTCGACACCCGCACCGGCGCGCACACCCCGCTGGTTGCAGGCGCAGGATCGCATCTGCGCCCGCGCTGGTCGCCCGATGGCACGCGCCTCGCCTATGTCTCGACGGCTGAAGGCGGCGGCGCGCAGCTTTATGTGCGCTGGATGGCGACCGGCCAGACCGCGCGGGTCACCGGCCTGCCCACGGCCCCGTCGGGCATCGCCTGGTCGCCCGATGGCAGCCGCATCGCCTATACGATGCTGGTGCCCGCCGACGCCCCGTCGCTCGCCAAGCCGCTCAAGAAACCCGAGGGCGCGGACTGGGCCAAGCCGCTCGAGATCCATGACCGGCTGGTCTACCGCACCGATTCGGACGGCTATCTGAAACCGGGGCTGGAGCAGATTTTCCTCGTGTCTGCCGAAGGCGGCGCACCGCGCCAGCTGACCTTTGCGAAGCAGCCGGTAGGCGGGTCGATCGACTGGACGGCGGACGGGCGGGCGCTGATCTTCAGCGCCAATCTGACCGACAAATGGCAGCTTGAAGGCTTTGACACCGAACTGCACGAGCTGGACGTCGCGAGCGGTGCGATCCGCCGCCTGACCGACCGGCGCGGCCCCGATCAGGATCCCGCCGTGTCGCCCGACGGCAAGTGGATCGCCTATACCGGCTTTGATGACCATGGCCGCGCTTATGAGGCGGGCGAGCTGTGGGTGATGCCGCGTGGCGGCGGCACGCCGCGTTCGCTGACCGCGCAGCTCGACCGCGACGTGTCGTCCCCCGTCTGGGCGGCGGATTCGCGGTCGCTCTATGCGTTGCAGGACGATCGCGGCACCACCAAGGTGATCCGCATCGGGCTGGACGGATCGGTCCGCACGGTTGCCGAGGGACTGACCGATGCCGGGCTCGACCGCCCCTATGCCGGGGGCGCGTTCAGCGTCGCGCGCGACGGCAGCATCGCGATCACCGCCGGGACCGCGCAGCGCCCGTCCGACATCGCGCTGGTGCGCGGCGGCACCCGCCGGCAGCTCACCCGGCTCAACGCGGAATGGCTGGGTGCCAAGACGCTGGGCGAGGTGCGCAAGATCAGCGCGACCGCGTTCGACGGCAAGGTGATCGACAGCTGGCTGACCCTGCCGCCGGTGCCGGCAGCCGGTGGCCGGCACCCGCTGATCCTCGAAATCCATGGCGGGCCGCACACCGCCTATGGCCCGTCCTTTGCGACCGACAACCAGCTTTATGCGAGCGCCGGCTATGCGGTGCTGTCGGTCAATCCGCGCGGCTCGACCTCCTATGGCGAGGCATTCGCCAACGAGATCGACAAGACCTATCCGGCCCGCGACTATGACGATCTGATGAGCGCGGTCGACGCCGCCATCGCGACCGGGCTGATCGATCCCGACAATCTGTTCGTCACCGGCGGATCGGGCGGCGGCGTGCTGACCAGCTGGATCATCGGCAAGACAAACCGGTTCAGGGCAGCGGCCACGCAGAAGCCGGTGATCGACTGGGCAAGCTTTGCGCTGACCGCCGACAATCCGGCCTATTTCACCCGTTACTGGTTCGGCAAAAAGCCGTGGGAGGACCCTGAGGGCTATTGGGCGCGTTCGCCCCTGTCGCTTGTCGGCAATGTGAAGACGCCCACCCTGGTCGTGGTCGGATCGGAGGATTTCCGCACCCCGGTCAGCGAGTCCGAGCAATATTATTCGGCGCTGCACCTGCAGGGCGTGCCGACCATGCTGGTCAAGGTGCCGGGGGCCAGCCATGGCGGGATCGCCGCGCGCCCGTCCCAGTCGGCGGCCAAGGCATCGGCGATCATCAGCTGGTTCGACCGTTACCGGACAAGATAA
- a CDS encoding M13 family metallopeptidase, whose translation MTRMAARAALLACTAALMPLSPALVTPAMAAAKAAADRPELGRFGFDADGMDRAMRPGDDFYRFANGGWDDRTQIPADRSSWGGFAVLRDLSDQRTREIVEGAAKAEPGTTAYKVGLLYQGFMDEAAIEAAGIAPLQPELARIAALASKTDLIRYLGDGMRAGKRSPIGLGVAQDLKDNSRYAAYAGQGGLGLPDRDYYLDDKNPKFVETRRAYQAHIARMLTLAGIAGAEQKAAAIVALETRIAATHWTRAESRQVEKRYNPMPVAELGTRMPGIDWSLFLSSAGLDMPQLIVSQPSAIAGTARLIADEPLAVWQDYLTFHAISRAAPMLPKAFVAEDFAFKGTVLAGTPQLKDRWKRGVDLANALMGEAVGELYVARYFPPEAKAKAETLVKNLIAAFDVRLQRLEWMAPATKAQAREKLAAFTYKIGYPDKWRDYSTLEVRAGDLLGNAERAARFEYQRRLDKVGKPVDRTEWGMTPQTVNAYASPVMNEIVFPAAILQAPFFDPKADDAVNYGGIGAVIGHEISHHFDDQGRKFDKTGNLAEWWTAEDATRFKGYTDRVVAQYGAYEPLPGRKVNGALTLGENIADLAGLTVAYDAYQLSLGGRKAPVIDGFTGDQRFFLGWAQVWRSKYREAQLLQQLTTDPHTPSHFRPYVVRNLDAWYKAFDVKPGDKGYLAPEARIKVW comes from the coding sequence ATGACCCGCATGGCCGCGCGTGCCGCGCTGCTTGCCTGCACGGCGGCGCTGATGCCGCTTTCGCCCGCACTGGTGACGCCCGCAATGGCCGCCGCCAAGGCTGCTGCCGACCGGCCCGAACTCGGCCGGTTCGGCTTCGACGCCGACGGCATGGACCGCGCGATGCGCCCGGGCGATGATTTCTACCGCTTTGCCAATGGCGGCTGGGACGACCGCACCCAGATCCCCGCCGACCGGTCGAGCTGGGGCGGGTTCGCCGTGCTGCGCGACCTGTCGGACCAGCGGACGCGCGAGATTGTTGAAGGGGCGGCGAAGGCCGAGCCTGGCACCACCGCCTACAAGGTTGGTCTGCTCTATCAGGGCTTCATGGACGAAGCGGCGATCGAGGCGGCGGGCATCGCCCCGCTCCAGCCCGAACTGGCGCGCATCGCCGCGCTCGCCAGCAAGACCGATCTGATCCGCTATCTCGGCGACGGCATGCGCGCGGGCAAGCGGTCGCCGATCGGGCTGGGCGTCGCGCAGGACCTGAAGGACAATAGCCGCTACGCCGCCTATGCCGGCCAGGGCGGGCTGGGCCTGCCCGACCGCGATTATTATCTGGACGACAAGAACCCGAAGTTCGTCGAAACGCGCCGCGCCTATCAGGCGCATATCGCGCGCATGCTGACGCTGGCGGGCATTGCCGGGGCGGAACAGAAGGCGGCGGCCATCGTCGCGCTTGAAACCCGCATCGCCGCGACCCACTGGACGCGCGCCGAATCGCGCCAGGTGGAAAAGCGCTACAACCCGATGCCGGTGGCGGAGCTTGGCACCCGCATGCCCGGCATCGACTGGTCGCTGTTCCTGTCCTCGGCCGGGCTCGACATGCCGCAGCTGATCGTCTCGCAGCCGAGCGCGATTGCCGGCACCGCGCGGCTGATCGCCGACGAACCGCTCGCCGTGTGGCAGGATTATCTGACCTTCCACGCGATCTCGCGCGCCGCGCCGATGCTGCCCAAGGCGTTCGTGGCCGAGGATTTCGCGTTCAAGGGGACGGTGCTCGCCGGCACGCCCCAGCTCAAGGACCGGTGGAAGCGCGGCGTCGATCTGGCCAATGCCCTGATGGGCGAAGCGGTGGGCGAGCTTTACGTCGCCCGCTATTTCCCGCCCGAGGCCAAGGCCAAGGCGGAAACGCTGGTCAAGAACCTGATCGCCGCGTTCGACGTGCGGCTGCAGCGGCTGGAATGGATGGCCCCGGCCACCAAGGCGCAGGCGCGCGAGAAGCTCGCCGCCTTCACCTACAAGATCGGCTATCCGGACAAGTGGCGCGATTATTCGACGCTCGAGGTGCGGGCCGGCGATCTGCTGGGCAATGCCGAACGCGCGGCGCGGTTTGAATATCAGCGCCGGCTGGACAAGGTCGGCAAGCCGGTCGACCGCACCGAATGGGGCATGACCCCGCAGACGGTGAACGCCTATGCCAGCCCGGTGATGAACGAGATCGTGTTCCCCGCCGCGATCCTGCAGGCACCGTTCTTCGACCCCAAGGCCGATGATGCGGTGAACTATGGCGGCATCGGCGCGGTGATCGGCCATGAAATCAGCCATCATTTCGACGATCAGGGCCGCAAGTTCGACAAGACCGGCAATCTGGCCGAATGGTGGACCGCCGAGGACGCGACCCGGTTCAAGGGCTATACCGACCGGGTGGTCGCGCAATATGGCGCCTATGAGCCGCTGCCTGGCCGCAAGGTCAATGGCGCGCTGACGCTGGGCGAGAACATCGCCGATCTGGCCGGGCTGACCGTTGCCTATGACGCCTATCAGCTGTCGCTCGGCGGGCGGAAGGCACCGGTGATCGACGGGTTCACCGGCGACCAGCGCTTTTTCCTCGGCTGGGCGCAGGTGTGGCGCAGCAAGTATCGCGAGGCGCAGCTGCTGCAGCAGCTGACCACCGATCCGCACACGCCCAGCCATTTCCGCCCCTATGTCGTGCGCAACCTCGATGCCTGGTACAAGGCGTTCGACGTGAAGCCGGGCGACAAGGGCTATCTGGCGCCCGAGGCGCGGATCAAGGTCTGGTGA
- a CDS encoding glutathione S-transferase family protein, whose protein sequence is MAEAHEMDELILYTHPMSRGRTARWMLEEVGLPYRTIWLDYGTTMKAPEYLAVNPLGKVPALRHGPAVITECAAICAYLADAFPEAGLAPPPGSAARGAYYRWLFIAAGPVEAAVIDRVLGVTIAAEQQAMVGYGSYDAMIDMLDAHLAANDYAAGDRFSAADIVLGAQIGWGLEFGTLPQRASFAAYAERLLARPAAQRARAIDDAAMTPAG, encoded by the coding sequence ATGGCGGAGGCGCATGAGATGGACGAGCTGATCCTGTACACCCATCCGATGTCGCGCGGCCGCACCGCGCGCTGGATGCTCGAGGAAGTGGGCCTGCCCTATCGCACGATCTGGCTCGATTACGGGACGACGATGAAGGCGCCCGAATATCTGGCGGTCAACCCGCTGGGCAAGGTGCCGGCGCTGCGCCACGGCCCGGCGGTGATCACCGAATGCGCGGCGATCTGCGCCTATCTGGCCGATGCCTTTCCCGAAGCGGGGCTCGCCCCACCGCCGGGCAGCGCCGCGCGCGGGGCCTATTATCGCTGGCTGTTCATCGCCGCCGGCCCGGTCGAGGCGGCGGTGATCGACCGGGTGCTGGGCGTGACCATTGCCGCCGAACAGCAGGCGATGGTCGGCTATGGCAGCTATGATGCGATGATCGACATGCTCGACGCGCATCTGGCCGCCAATGACTATGCGGCCGGGGACCGGTTCAGCGCCGCCGATATCGTGCTGGGCGCGCAGATCGGCTGGGGGCTGGAGTTCGGCACGCTGCCGCAGCGGGCGTCCTTTGCCGCTTATGCCGAACGGCTGCTCGCGCGCCCGGCAGCGCAGCGGGCGCGCGCGATCGACGACGCGGCGATGACGCCGGCCGGCTAA
- the infB gene encoding translation initiation factor IF-2, which yields MTAMERREQQERLLREAEEARLAALEEARRREEQERQAASEEERRRAEENRRAEEEARQRAEEEARRAAESPAPASTPAAAPAEPAAAPAAAAAPAEGGEPKAERPAAPPPRRFTPVQPVRRPEPPARPARPARGTDDRRQSGKLTVTRALNDDEGARARSLAALKRAREKEKRAHMGGFSQPQTKQVRDVVVPEAITVSELANRMAERGADLVKALFKMGMPVTLTQTIDQDTAELLVTEFGHRIKRVSDADIDIQTADDVDAPETLKLRPPVVTIMGHVDHGKTSLLDALRGTDVVAGEAGGITQHIGAYQVTMKDGSKITFLDTPGHEAFSEMRARGANVTDIVIIVVAADDGLRPQTVEAINHTKAAGVPMIVAINKIDKHEAKPQKVREELLQYEVVVEQMGGDVQDVEVSALKRQNLDELIEKIQLQAELLELRANPDRAAEGTVVEAQLDKGRGPVATILVGRGTLKVGDVFVVGAESGKVRAMIDDKGRQVKVAGPSTPVEVLGLSGVPMAGDQLTVVENEARAREVAAYRASVIQQKRTTSAPASLESMFSALRDKQAMEYPVVVKADTQGSVEAIVGALNKIGTEDIRVRILHSGVGGITESDVILASASKAPIIGFNVRANAKAREIANRDGVALKYYDVIYHLTDEIRAGMAGQLGPESIEHVVGRAEVREVFSAGKHGKAAGLLVTEGFIRKALRARITRNDVIIYNGSIASLRRFKDDVAEVRAGLECGVTFEGHTDIKAGDYLETFEVELRERTL from the coding sequence ATGACGGCGATGGAGCGGCGCGAGCAGCAGGAAAGGCTGCTGCGCGAGGCCGAGGAAGCGCGTCTGGCCGCGCTTGAGGAAGCGCGCCGCCGCGAGGAGCAGGAGCGCCAGGCCGCGAGCGAGGAAGAACGCCGCCGTGCCGAGGAAAACCGCCGCGCCGAAGAAGAAGCGCGTCAGCGCGCCGAGGAAGAGGCGCGCCGCGCCGCCGAAAGCCCGGCCCCGGCGTCGACCCCGGCCGCTGCGCCGGCCGAACCCGCTGCCGCGCCCGCCGCTGCCGCCGCTCCGGCAGAGGGCGGCGAGCCCAAGGCCGAACGCCCGGCGGCCCCGCCGCCGCGCCGTTTCACCCCGGTGCAGCCCGTCCGCCGGCCCGAACCGCCGGCGCGCCCGGCGCGTCCGGCGCGCGGCACCGATGACCGCCGCCAGTCGGGCAAGCTGACCGTCACCCGCGCGCTCAACGACGATGAGGGCGCGCGCGCCCGCTCGCTCGCCGCGCTCAAGCGCGCGCGCGAAAAGGAAAAGCGCGCCCATATGGGCGGGTTCAGCCAGCCCCAGACCAAGCAGGTGCGCGACGTGGTGGTGCCCGAGGCGATCACCGTGTCCGAACTCGCCAACCGCATGGCCGAACGCGGGGCCGATCTGGTCAAGGCGCTGTTCAAGATGGGCATGCCCGTCACGCTGACCCAGACCATCGACCAGGATACCGCCGAGCTGCTGGTCACCGAGTTCGGGCACCGCATCAAGCGTGTGTCGGATGCCGATATCGACATCCAGACCGCCGATGACGTCGATGCGCCCGAAACGCTGAAGCTGCGTCCGCCGGTGGTCACGATCATGGGCCATGTCGACCATGGCAAGACGTCGCTGCTCGACGCGCTGCGCGGCACCGATGTGGTCGCGGGCGAAGCCGGGGGCATCACCCAGCATATCGGCGCCTATCAGGTGACGATGAAGGACGGATCGAAGATCACCTTCCTCGACACGCCGGGCCATGAGGCGTTCAGCGAAATGCGCGCCCGCGGTGCCAATGTGACCGACATCGTCATCATCGTCGTTGCCGCCGATGACGGGCTGCGCCCGCAGACGGTGGAGGCGATCAACCACACCAAGGCCGCCGGCGTGCCGATGATCGTGGCGATCAACAAGATCGACAAGCACGAGGCCAAGCCGCAAAAGGTGCGCGAGGAGCTGCTCCAGTATGAAGTCGTCGTCGAACAGATGGGCGGCGACGTGCAGGACGTCGAAGTCTCCGCGCTCAAGCGCCAGAATCTCGATGAGCTGATCGAGAAGATCCAGCTTCAGGCCGAACTGCTCGAACTGCGCGCCAATCCGGACCGCGCAGCCGAGGGCACGGTCGTCGAAGCGCAGCTCGACAAGGGCCGCGGCCCGGTCGCGACCATCCTGGTCGGGCGCGGCACGCTCAAGGTCGGCGACGTGTTCGTCGTCGGCGCGGAAAGCGGCAAGGTGCGCGCGATGATCGACGACAAGGGCCGGCAGGTGAAGGTCGCCGGTCCGTCGACCCCGGTCGAGGTGCTCGGCCTGTCGGGCGTGCCGATGGCGGGGGACCAGCTGACCGTCGTCGAGAACGAAGCGCGCGCCCGCGAGGTCGCCGCCTATCGCGCCAGCGTGATCCAGCAGAAGCGCACGACATCGGCCCCGGCCAGCCTCGAATCGATGTTCTCCGCGCTGCGCGACAAGCAGGCGATGGAATATCCGGTGGTGGTCAAGGCCGACACCCAGGGTTCGGTCGAAGCGATTGTCGGCGCGCTGAACAAGATCGGGACCGAGGACATCCGGGTCCGCATCCTGCATTCGGGCGTCGGCGGCATCACCGAGAGCGACGTCATCCTGGCGAGCGCGTCCAAGGCCCCGATCATCGGCTTCAACGTCCGCGCCAATGCCAAGGCGCGCGAGATCGCCAACCGTGACGGCGTCGCGCTCAAATATTACGACGTGATCTATCACCTGACCGACGAGATCCGCGCCGGCATGGCCGGTCAGCTCGGCCCGGAATCGATCGAGCATGTCGTGGGCCGCGCCGAGGTGCGCGAGGTCTTCTCGGCCGGCAAGCATGGCAAGGCCGCCGGTCTTCTCGTCACCGAAGGCTTTATCCGCAAGGCGCTCCGCGCGCGCATCACGCGCAACGACGTCATCATCTACAACGGCTCGATCGCCTCGCTGCGGCGGTTCAAGGACGATGTCGCCGAAGTGCGCGCGGGTCTGGAATGCGGCGTGACCTTTGAGGGTCATACCGACATCAAGGCCGGCGACTATCTGGAGACGTTCGAGGTCGAGCTGCGCGAACGCACGCTGTGA
- a CDS encoding PepSY domain-containing protein: protein MASMRQIILIPAAGLGALAAFGGGMSGGAAAQVDRRGDQYHAFEARRTGQVMSLRQIESRILPMMGDADYLGPEFDPGAAVYRLKFMRQGRVSWVDIDARTGDVIGRSGR from the coding sequence ATGGCAAGCATGAGGCAGATCATTCTTATCCCGGCGGCGGGGCTGGGCGCACTGGCCGCCTTTGGCGGGGGCATGTCCGGCGGGGCGGCGGCGCAGGTCGACCGGCGCGGCGACCAGTATCACGCGTTCGAGGCGCGCCGCACCGGGCAGGTGATGTCGCTGCGCCAGATCGAAAGCCGGATCCTGCCGATGATGGGCGATGCCGATTATCTGGGGCCGGAGTTCGATCCGGGGGCTGCCGTTTACCGGCTGAAGTTCATGCGCCAGGGCCGGGTGAGCTGGGTCGATATCGACGCCCGCACCGGCGACGTTATCGGCCGGTCCGGCCGCTAG